A section of the Salarchaeum sp. JOR-1 genome encodes:
- a CDS encoding NAD(P)/FAD-dependent oxidoreductase, whose protein sequence is MSTDAHDLVIAGSGIAGLSAAVYAARADLDPLVLEGDEPGGQLTLTTDVENYLGFPDGVGGMDLVQRGKEQAEKFGAQFQHGRIDDASLDDQPFELSLSTGDTIRTRALVVATGASARWVGAENEDELMGYGLSTCATCDGAFHRGDDVLVIGGGDSAMEEALFLAKFADSVTVVHRREELRASEIMADRARDHDDVEFRWNTELEAIHGSQEDGVTGATLISHPDGYPREKAESGRDVDRETVDVGGVFYAVGHTPNTRFLDETGVERDESGYVFTQTDDAGRPTARTTVDGVFAAGDVADPRYRQAITSAGTGSMAALDAEEFLETRREADEPTPTPTT, encoded by the coding sequence ATGAGTACGGACGCACACGACCTCGTCATCGCCGGCTCGGGAATCGCCGGCCTCTCCGCGGCGGTCTACGCGGCCCGCGCCGACCTCGACCCGCTGGTGTTGGAGGGCGACGAACCCGGCGGCCAGCTCACGCTCACCACCGACGTCGAGAACTACCTCGGATTCCCCGACGGCGTCGGCGGCATGGATCTCGTCCAGCGCGGCAAGGAGCAGGCCGAGAAGTTCGGCGCTCAGTTCCAGCACGGCCGCATCGACGACGCCTCCCTCGATGACCAGCCGTTCGAGCTGTCGCTGTCGACCGGCGACACCATTCGAACCCGCGCCCTCGTCGTCGCGACCGGCGCGAGCGCGCGCTGGGTCGGCGCAGAGAACGAGGACGAACTCATGGGGTACGGGCTCTCGACGTGTGCGACCTGCGACGGCGCGTTCCACCGCGGCGACGACGTCCTCGTCATCGGCGGCGGCGACAGCGCGATGGAGGAGGCGCTCTTCCTCGCGAAGTTCGCGGACTCCGTGACGGTCGTTCACCGCCGCGAGGAACTGCGCGCGTCCGAGATCATGGCCGATCGGGCCCGCGACCACGACGACGTCGAGTTCCGCTGGAACACGGAACTCGAAGCCATTCACGGCTCTCAGGAGGACGGCGTCACCGGCGCGACCCTGATCTCTCACCCCGACGGCTATCCCCGGGAGAAGGCCGAGTCCGGCCGCGATGTCGACCGGGAGACCGTCGACGTCGGCGGCGTGTTCTACGCCGTCGGCCACACGCCCAACACGCGGTTCCTCGACGAGACCGGAGTCGAGCGAGACGAAAGCGGCTACGTATTCACGCAGACGGACGACGCCGGCCGGCCGACGGCCCGGACGACGGTCGACGGCGTGTTCGCCGCTGGCGACGTCGCCGACCCCCGATACCGGCAGGCGATCACGTCCGCCGGCACCGGGAGCATGGCCGCGCTCGACGCCGAGGAGTTCCTCGAAACCCGACGCGAGGCGGACGAACCGACACCCACGCCGACCACCTGA
- the trxA gene encoding thioredoxin produces the protein MTTDTANDAHSTSANEPTHVDSAGELDALVSRDDVVLTDFYADWCGPCQMLEPIVETIAADTAATVAKVDVDANQQLAAQYGVRGVPTLVLFADGEQVEEIVGLQGEEQLRTLVDSYTN, from the coding sequence ATGACAACCGATACTGCAAACGACGCGCACAGCACTTCCGCGAACGAACCGACCCACGTCGACAGTGCCGGCGAACTCGACGCGCTCGTCAGCCGAGACGACGTCGTCCTGACGGACTTCTACGCGGACTGGTGTGGCCCCTGCCAGATGCTCGAACCGATCGTCGAGACCATCGCCGCCGACACCGCCGCGACGGTCGCGAAGGTCGACGTCGACGCGAACCAACAGCTCGCCGCCCAGTACGGCGTCCGCGGCGTCCCCACGCTCGTCCTGTTCGCCGACGGCGAACAGGTCGAGGAGATCGTCGGCCTCCAGGGCGAAGAGCAGCTTCGAACGCTCGTCGACTCCTACACGAACTAA
- a CDS encoding aminotransferase class V-fold PLP-dependent enzyme — translation MTPRDLRADTPALHEDVYLNFGAHGPSPRYVVDAATEFVQSHEYETSARNDPYEVAFDAYDRARARVADFVGADADEIALTESTTAGINAIANAIDWEPGDTVVRTDLEHPAGTLPWQRLEQNGVDVRVVETDDGRVDRDAFADAVEDARLACFSAVTWTHGTQLPVSDLVDIAHEAGAFALVDAVQVPGQLPMDVGEWGADAVAAAGHKWLLGLWGGGFLYVDGDVAESLTPNTVGYRSVETPTADPYEFAVGARRFEVGSSNPAPHVALAEAIDAIDEIGIDRIAERIQTLAGRLADGVPDARLYSPDPPESGLVTIDVDDPESTVERLATEGFVVRSLPSPNAIRVSVHAVNTADEVDGLLDALEPEWG, via the coding sequence ATGACTCCCAGAGACCTTCGCGCTGACACGCCCGCCCTCCACGAGGACGTCTACCTCAACTTCGGCGCCCACGGCCCCAGTCCCCGGTACGTCGTCGACGCCGCCACCGAATTCGTGCAGTCACACGAGTATGAGACGAGCGCTCGAAACGACCCCTACGAGGTTGCGTTCGACGCCTACGACCGGGCCCGAGCGCGCGTCGCCGACTTCGTCGGCGCGGACGCCGACGAGATCGCGCTCACGGAGAGCACCACCGCGGGCATCAACGCTATCGCGAACGCCATCGACTGGGAGCCCGGCGACACTGTCGTTCGAACCGACCTCGAACATCCCGCCGGCACGCTCCCGTGGCAGCGGTTGGAACAGAACGGCGTCGACGTTCGCGTCGTCGAAACCGACGACGGCCGTGTCGACCGCGACGCCTTCGCCGACGCCGTTGAGGACGCGCGACTTGCGTGCTTCAGTGCGGTGACGTGGACGCACGGCACCCAGTTGCCCGTCAGCGACCTCGTCGACATCGCCCACGAAGCCGGCGCGTTCGCGCTCGTCGACGCGGTCCAGGTTCCCGGACAGCTCCCGATGGACGTCGGCGAGTGGGGCGCTGACGCGGTCGCGGCGGCCGGCCACAAGTGGCTCTTGGGGCTCTGGGGCGGCGGCTTCCTCTACGTCGACGGCGACGTCGCTGAGTCGCTCACGCCCAACACGGTCGGCTACCGGAGCGTCGAGACTCCGACGGCGGATCCCTACGAGTTCGCGGTCGGCGCCCGACGATTCGAGGTCGGGTCGTCGAACCCCGCCCCCCACGTCGCCCTGGCCGAGGCGATCGATGCGATCGACGAGATCGGAATCGATCGCATCGCGGAGCGAATCCAGACGCTGGCCGGACGGCTCGCGGACGGCGTTCCGGACGCTCGGCTCTACAGTCCCGATCCGCCCGAGTCGGGCCTCGTCACAATCGACGTCGACGATCCCGAATCGACGGTCGAACGGCTGGCGACGGAGGGGTTCGTCGTGCGCTCGCTCCCGAGCCCGAACGCGATCCGCGTGTCCGTCCACGCGGTCAACACGGCCGACGAGGTGGACGGATTGCTCGACGCGCTCGAGCCCGAGTGGGGCTGA
- a CDS encoding co-chaperone YbbN: MATQTAKTDSVRSLGDGDLEAIVEDSSVTLVEFYTEWCGTCKRMKPVLDTLADDTDATVVTVDIESNLETAIEFGAQSTPTFVLFADGKPVKQLRGGQTEQALRDLLARFSD, encoded by the coding sequence ATGGCAACACAAACAGCGAAGACGGACAGCGTGCGCTCGCTCGGCGACGGCGACCTCGAGGCGATCGTCGAGGACAGCAGCGTCACGCTCGTCGAGTTCTACACGGAGTGGTGTGGCACCTGCAAGCGGATGAAGCCGGTTCTCGATACGCTCGCAGACGACACGGACGCGACGGTCGTGACGGTCGACATCGAGTCGAACCTCGAAACGGCGATCGAGTTCGGTGCTCAGAGCACGCCCACGTTCGTCCTGTTCGCCGACGGGAAGCCCGTGAAACAGCTCCGCGGCGGCCAGACCGAACAGGCACTCCGCGATCTGCTCGCTCGATTCAGTGACTGA
- a CDS encoding alkaline phosphatase PhoX, with product MVDLTRRNLIATSVAAAVGAGMSGVASADVTETDTVGAPSVKGEIERFVTTSLGAEVTGPFVFESDNTLLFSHQHPSRDNPEPWARGGIGYVSGFNFTLDGSNDDFEELSVPTTADEQNEVRTSEGEYVFLARQEEPINNGDEQLGVPETPDGDPIDRFAGSRYTEPGYTPDCNQFIPTNEAGTEGYLFTNFETSPGNVSRIPISRTEDGEWEADLDNAINLANTESLRSLGGTRINCGGNRTPYGTYVSSEEEYAMPRTSYGATVSETLKSESGAGLRGAAHFWNRPNPAEISGKDYVTWYPQGAFALTGVELTAYYLGADAVDQDGPGQSGWDVDTPSGIDARANGTSVEVDESNTREPIGEGYPNKYRYGYQVEFREPTAETPTAVKHYAMGRGSWEMPSFQPDNRTVYELSDGDNKGIYKFVADQPLDSYDDPMQVSGTLYVAKVTNAAASAADAGQRRSPANTNLELEWLPLGNATNAEIESWIADYDDVTQVDYLETHADTDWQENLDAAIEEADQEVIANGNQNYISDQEIVEWATQYEQRGPDGVDEELRRVPFLETRAAAKEIGASTDFNKAEGVDSIDGAQPGDFVYMGISEFNDAFADSSGDIQLERVDGGLVYRAELDQDYDISRLEPAIVGPDSTDSSAVSDDALLNVDNVHVMDDGRVLCCEDADQLGRSYPNDCLYVYQPNVLVDVESAAVSLGVTGTVTLYAKSLPTGFSGAQLNVAVSNPDVATVTGVDFNDALGLTESTVTEDGSTASLRFADTERKVQPGGHRVPIAELTLRGDSTGTTDLDISINQMDDETGDPIDAEDGFGVLVVGPPAVAGSGAPTDPDGDGLYEDLNGNGRLDYEDIQILFRNFNADSVTMNEWAYDFNENGQLDYDDIVELFEEVN from the coding sequence ATGGTAGACCTCACCAGGCGGAACCTGATTGCGACGTCCGTCGCCGCTGCGGTCGGAGCCGGAATGTCCGGCGTGGCGAGTGCAGACGTAACAGAAACCGACACGGTCGGTGCACCGAGTGTCAAAGGAGAGATCGAGCGCTTCGTCACGACGTCTCTCGGGGCCGAAGTGACGGGGCCCTTCGTCTTCGAGAGCGACAACACACTGCTTTTCAGCCACCAGCATCCGAGCCGCGACAACCCCGAACCGTGGGCTCGCGGGGGGATTGGCTACGTGAGCGGATTCAATTTCACGCTCGACGGGAGCAACGACGACTTCGAGGAGCTGTCGGTGCCGACGACGGCCGACGAGCAGAACGAAGTCCGTACCAGTGAGGGCGAGTACGTCTTCCTCGCCAGACAGGAAGAGCCGATCAATAACGGAGACGAGCAACTCGGTGTCCCCGAGACGCCGGACGGCGACCCGATCGATCGGTTCGCGGGGAGCCGCTACACCGAGCCGGGGTACACGCCGGACTGCAACCAGTTCATCCCCACGAACGAAGCGGGAACCGAGGGCTATCTCTTCACCAACTTCGAGACGAGCCCCGGGAACGTCTCTCGGATTCCGATCTCGCGAACCGAGGACGGCGAGTGGGAGGCCGACCTCGACAACGCCATCAACCTCGCCAACACCGAGTCGCTCCGGAGCCTTGGCGGAACGCGGATCAACTGCGGGGGCAACCGCACCCCCTACGGCACCTACGTCTCCTCCGAGGAGGAGTACGCGATGCCGCGAACCAGCTACGGAGCCACCGTCAGCGAGACGCTGAAATCCGAGTCGGGTGCCGGCCTCCGGGGCGCAGCGCACTTCTGGAATCGACCGAATCCGGCGGAGATCTCGGGCAAGGACTATGTCACCTGGTACCCCCAGGGCGCGTTCGCCCTCACGGGCGTCGAACTGACCGCGTACTACCTCGGCGCGGACGCGGTCGACCAGGACGGTCCTGGGCAGTCGGGCTGGGACGTCGACACGCCGAGCGGTATCGACGCGCGCGCCAACGGCACGAGCGTCGAGGTCGACGAGTCGAACACCCGCGAGCCGATCGGCGAGGGCTACCCCAACAAGTACCGCTACGGCTACCAGGTCGAGTTCCGAGAGCCGACGGCGGAGACGCCAACCGCGGTCAAACACTACGCGATGGGGCGGGGCTCCTGGGAGATGCCAAGCTTCCAGCCGGACAACCGAACCGTCTACGAGCTCTCTGACGGCGACAACAAGGGGATCTACAAGTTCGTCGCCGACCAGCCCCTCGACAGCTACGACGACCCGATGCAGGTCTCGGGCACGCTCTACGTGGCCAAGGTGACCAACGCCGCCGCGAGCGCCGCCGACGCGGGCCAGCGGCGCTCGCCCGCGAACACGAACCTCGAACTCGAGTGGCTGCCGCTCGGCAACGCGACGAACGCCGAGATCGAGTCATGGATCGCCGACTACGACGACGTCACGCAGGTCGACTACCTCGAAACCCACGCCGACACCGACTGGCAGGAGAACCTCGACGCGGCCATCGAAGAGGCCGATCAGGAGGTCATCGCGAACGGCAACCAGAACTACATCTCGGATCAGGAGATCGTGGAGTGGGCGACGCAGTACGAACAGCGCGGCCCCGACGGCGTCGATGAGGAACTCCGCCGGGTTCCCTTCCTCGAGACGCGTGCCGCGGCGAAGGAAATCGGGGCGTCCACGGACTTCAACAAGGCCGAGGGCGTCGACAGCATCGACGGCGCGCAGCCAGGCGACTTCGTCTACATGGGCATCTCCGAGTTCAACGACGCCTTCGCCGACAGCTCCGGGGACATCCAGCTCGAGCGCGTCGACGGCGGCCTCGTCTACCGGGCTGAGCTCGACCAAGACTACGATATCTCGCGGCTCGAGCCCGCCATTGTGGGCCCCGACAGCACGGACTCCTCGGCCGTCTCCGACGACGCGCTGCTCAACGTCGACAACGTCCACGTGATGGACGACGGCCGCGTGCTGTGCTGTGAGGACGCCGACCAGCTCGGCCGCTCGTACCCCAACGACTGCCTCTACGTCTACCAGCCGAACGTCCTCGTCGACGTGGAGTCGGCGGCCGTGAGCCTCGGCGTGACCGGCACCGTCACCCTGTACGCCAAGTCGCTCCCGACCGGCTTCTCGGGCGCGCAGCTGAACGTCGCCGTCTCGAACCCCGATGTGGCGACGGTGACGGGCGTCGACTTCAACGACGCGCTGGGGCTCACCGAGAGCACGGTGACCGAGGACGGCTCGACAGCGAGTTTGCGGTTCGCTGACACGGAGCGCAAAGTCCAGCCCGGCGGACACCGGGTTCCGATCGCCGAACTCACCCTACGCGGCGACAGCACGGGTACGACCGATCTCGACATCTCCATCAATCAGATGGACGACGAGACCGGGGATCCAATCGACGCCGAGGATGGCTTCGGTGTGCTCGTCGTCGGGCCGCCGGCGGTTGCGGGCAGCGGCGCGCCCACCGACCCCGACGGCGACGGGCTCTACGAAGACCTGAACGGAAACGGCCGCCTGGACTACGAGGACATCCAGATCCTGTTCAGGAACTTCAACGCCGACAGCGTGACGATGAACGAGTGGGCGTACGACTTCAACGAGAACGGACAGCTCGACTACGACGACATCGTCGAACTCTTCGAGGAGGTCAACTGA
- a CDS encoding DUF2892 domain-containing protein, with the protein MEHNIGATDRLTRVVVGVSLAVIGLAAVGGLLGLGSTVGAVLALLGLVLVGTGLVRVCLLYRLLGIDTSDSR; encoded by the coding sequence ATGGAACACAATATTGGCGCGACAGACCGGCTGACTCGCGTTGTCGTCGGTGTGAGTCTCGCGGTCATCGGGCTGGCGGCAGTGGGCGGCCTGCTGGGTCTGGGATCGACGGTCGGCGCAGTCCTGGCGCTGCTGGGGCTGGTTCTCGTCGGAACCGGACTCGTCCGGGTCTGTCTCCTCTATCGACTGCTGGGCATCGACACGTCGGATTCCAGGTAG
- a CDS encoding M20 family metallopeptidase: protein MGATEPPAYVRTHREELVALTMDLLGTETSNPPGDTREIVAEIEGFLEPLPVGVERFAVDPAKPNLLVRVAGESDRTLLYNGHLDTVPFDDEAWTRDPLGERVDDRVYGRGATDMKGAVASMLFAIRAFAGTDTEPPVDLLFAFVSDEEVGGDAGLPALLKNRGLDADACVIGEPTCEEGRHSVTVADRGSIWLTLEASGEGAHGSRPVLGVNAIDRLYNAVETVREQFGSERLDIDADVEPIIEESVEYYGPSMGEDAARELFHYPSINLGVVEGGDAVNSVPQSARAEIDVRLTAGVHTPDVLAAIRECVADCEGITIADVSWSVGTAEAPDSPLVEAVASTAAAVTGERIFRRSATGGGDAKTLRNAGIPTVEFALGTDTVHAPDEYVPVDVLVDNAVVYAQLPAAWRSQRAQ from the coding sequence ATGGGCGCGACGGAGCCCCCGGCGTATGTTCGGACGCACCGCGAGGAACTGGTCGCGCTCACCATGGATCTCCTCGGAACGGAGACGTCGAACCCGCCCGGCGATACGCGCGAGATCGTCGCCGAGATCGAGGGCTTCCTCGAGCCGCTCCCGGTGGGCGTCGAGCGGTTCGCGGTCGACCCGGCGAAGCCGAACCTGCTCGTTCGGGTCGCTGGCGAGTCGGACCGCACGCTGCTGTACAACGGCCACCTCGATACGGTTCCGTTCGACGACGAGGCGTGGACACGCGACCCCCTGGGCGAGCGCGTCGACGACCGCGTCTACGGTCGCGGCGCGACCGACATGAAGGGCGCCGTGGCGTCGATGCTGTTCGCGATTCGGGCGTTCGCAGGCACCGACACTGAGCCACCCGTCGACCTCCTGTTCGCGTTCGTGAGCGACGAGGAGGTGGGCGGAGACGCGGGCCTGCCCGCGCTGCTGAAGAATAGGGGTCTCGACGCGGACGCCTGCGTCATCGGGGAGCCGACCTGCGAGGAGGGCCGGCACTCCGTCACGGTCGCAGACCGGGGCAGTATCTGGCTGACGCTCGAAGCCAGCGGCGAGGGCGCCCACGGCTCGCGGCCGGTACTCGGCGTGAACGCGATCGACCGGCTGTACAATGCCGTGGAGACCGTGCGCGAGCAGTTCGGTTCCGAACGCCTCGATATCGACGCTGACGTGGAGCCGATCATCGAGGAGTCGGTCGAATACTACGGCCCGTCGATGGGCGAGGACGCGGCCCGCGAGCTGTTCCACTATCCCTCGATCAATCTCGGCGTCGTCGAGGGAGGTGACGCGGTAAACAGCGTCCCGCAGTCCGCTCGCGCCGAGATCGACGTGCGGTTGACGGCGGGCGTCCACACGCCCGACGTGCTCGCGGCGATTCGGGAGTGCGTCGCCGACTGCGAGGGCATCACGATAGCCGACGTCTCGTGGAGCGTCGGGACCGCCGAGGCTCCAGACAGTCCGCTCGTCGAAGCCGTCGCGTCGACGGCGGCGGCCGTCACGGGCGAGCGGATCTTCCGGCGGAGTGCCACGGGCGGCGGGGACGCGAAGACCCTCCGGAACGCGGGCATCCCGACTGTCGAGTTCGCGCTCGGAACCGACACCGTCCACGCGCCCGACGAGTACGTCCCCGTCGACGTGCTCGTCGACAACGCGGTCGTCTACGCACAGCTTCCGGCAGCGTGGCGGTCTCAGAGAGCCCAGTAG
- a CDS encoding FAD-dependent oxidoreductase, giving the protein MSDTFVVVGGDAAGMSAASKAKRENPALDVVVFEQGEWVSYAACGMPYYVKGDVEDLDDLVAVTPEEFRDERDVDLRTGHEVVDIDPAAETVTVEGDGETFDQPYDDLLVATGASAIEPPFDGLDLDGVFTIHDMDEADAIEGYVTEHSPDSAAIVGGGYVGIEMAEALSARGVDVSLYEMLPHVLQPFGDAVAEVVEDHLREQGVELHLDTAVSGFEGSERVDRVTLDDESHPADIAIVGVGVESNTDLAADAGIDLGDTGAIATDEFGRTNYENIYAAGDCAEARHVVTGEPDHVPLALTANRAGRAIGQTVTGDPEPVGGIAGTAIVKAFDRGAARTGILDEERARNAGFDPVSATVTASTRAHYYPDGAELTVTLVADRDSGRLLGGSVVGAEGAKRIDTVATALTAGMTVTELRNADLAYAPPFSPVWDPILTAAKVLDGQLDG; this is encoded by the coding sequence ATGAGCGACACATTCGTCGTCGTTGGCGGTGACGCCGCAGGAATGAGCGCCGCGAGCAAGGCCAAGCGCGAGAACCCGGCGCTGGACGTCGTCGTCTTCGAGCAGGGCGAGTGGGTGTCCTACGCCGCCTGCGGAATGCCCTACTACGTCAAAGGCGACGTCGAGGACTTGGACGACCTCGTCGCCGTGACGCCAGAGGAGTTCCGCGACGAGCGAGACGTCGACCTCCGAACCGGCCACGAGGTCGTCGACATCGACCCCGCGGCCGAAACCGTCACGGTCGAGGGCGACGGCGAGACGTTCGACCAGCCCTACGACGACCTCCTCGTCGCGACGGGCGCGAGCGCTATCGAACCGCCGTTCGACGGCCTCGACCTCGATGGCGTGTTCACCATCCACGACATGGACGAGGCCGACGCCATCGAAGGCTACGTCACCGAGCACTCCCCCGACTCCGCAGCCATCGTCGGCGGCGGATACGTCGGTATCGAGATGGCCGAAGCGCTGTCGGCGCGCGGCGTCGACGTCAGCCTCTACGAGATGCTCCCCCACGTGCTGCAGCCGTTCGGTGACGCGGTGGCCGAGGTCGTCGAAGACCACCTCCGCGAACAGGGCGTCGAGTTACACCTCGACACGGCCGTCTCCGGCTTCGAGGGATCCGAGCGGGTCGACCGCGTCACTCTCGACGACGAGTCCCATCCCGCCGATATCGCCATCGTCGGGGTCGGCGTCGAATCGAACACCGACCTGGCGGCCGACGCCGGTATCGACCTGGGCGACACCGGGGCGATTGCGACCGACGAGTTCGGGCGGACGAACTACGAGAACATCTACGCTGCGGGCGACTGTGCGGAGGCGCGCCACGTCGTGACCGGCGAGCCGGATCACGTGCCCCTGGCGCTGACGGCTAACCGCGCCGGCCGCGCGATCGGGCAGACCGTCACCGGCGATCCGGAACCGGTCGGCGGGATCGCCGGCACGGCCATCGTCAAAGCGTTCGACCGTGGTGCCGCTCGAACCGGAATCCTCGACGAGGAGCGGGCGCGGAACGCGGGTTTCGATCCCGTCTCGGCCACGGTAACGGCGTCGACGCGAGCCCACTACTACCCGGACGGCGCGGAGCTCACCGTTACGCTGGTGGCTGACCGGGACTCCGGTCGGCTCCTGGGCGGAAGCGTGGTCGGTGCGGAAGGCGCAAAGCGCATCGACACGGTCGCGACAGCGCTCACGGCCGGGATGACGGTGACCGAACTCCGGAACGCCGACCTGGCGTACGCGCCACCGTTCAGTCCCGTCTGGGATCCGATTCTCACGGCGGCGAAAGTGCTCGACGGGCAGCTCGATGGCTGA
- the trxA gene encoding thioredoxin: MAEKIEDIRQRKLEELRSRAESEPETEPTTSTPSTPVQISGQAALTETVDEHDVVLADFYADWCGPCQMLEPTVETIAADTAATVAKVDIDANQQLAAQYGVRSVPTLVLFADGQPVERLVGMQDESRLRAAVETHT; encoded by the coding sequence ATGGCGGAGAAGATAGAGGACATCCGACAGCGAAAACTGGAAGAACTGCGCAGCCGAGCCGAATCCGAACCGGAGACCGAGCCCACCACGTCGACCCCCTCGACGCCGGTTCAGATCAGCGGACAGGCCGCGCTGACGGAAACCGTCGACGAGCACGACGTCGTCCTGGCGGACTTCTACGCGGACTGGTGTGGCCCCTGCCAGATGCTCGAACCGACCGTCGAGACCATCGCCGCCGACACCGCCGCGACGGTCGCGAAGGTCGACATCGACGCGAACCAACAGCTCGCCGCCCAGTACGGCGTCCGCAGCGTCCCCACGCTCGTCCTGTTCGCCGACGGGCAGCCGGTCGAACGACTTGTCGGTATGCAGGACGAATCACGGCTCCGCGCCGCCGTCGAGACCCATACGTAA
- a CDS encoding MFS transporter, translated as MGTELAHKQGIREHLGQFSLHVLLVFATGLTIGSERAVVPVLGRDVFGVESLLVIGSFVVSFGFVKGLLNLYAGKWGGEYGRKPVLVLGWATALPLPIILIYAPSWAWITVGNVLLGINQALTWSMAINAKIDIAGPDQRGLAVGIDEAFGYTGVAVGAWVTGVIAARTSLRPEPFYFLAAVVGLAFLVSIFLIKETVHLAELEVEDDDHHDANLPFVEVLKRATYGDKTLFAAAQAGHIEKFVDTLFWLAVPLYLTDQGLGIAAVGFVVAVHSAMYFLQIATGGLADRIGRRPPVLAGMFLAGAGVLGMVLVEGYLAWAVLSGASGLGMALLYPNLMTVPGDAAHPTWRATGMGVYRMWRDTGYGVGAILIGLSMEVLSIEAAFYVIGLLMFASGAVVYVWMQETHPDFGTHEPPAPE; from the coding sequence ATGGGCACGGAACTCGCACACAAACAGGGTATCCGTGAGCACCTCGGCCAGTTCTCACTCCACGTCCTCCTGGTGTTCGCGACGGGGCTGACCATCGGATCCGAACGCGCCGTCGTCCCGGTGCTGGGCCGGGACGTGTTCGGCGTCGAGTCCCTGCTCGTCATCGGGTCGTTCGTCGTCTCATTCGGCTTCGTCAAGGGCCTCCTGAACCTCTACGCGGGGAAGTGGGGCGGCGAGTACGGTCGCAAGCCCGTCCTCGTCCTCGGCTGGGCGACCGCACTCCCGCTGCCCATCATCCTCATCTACGCTCCGAGCTGGGCGTGGATCACTGTTGGGAACGTCTTGCTGGGGATCAATCAGGCGTTGACCTGGAGTATGGCAATCAACGCCAAGATCGACATCGCGGGCCCCGACCAGCGCGGCCTCGCGGTCGGTATCGACGAGGCGTTCGGGTACACCGGCGTCGCCGTCGGCGCCTGGGTGACGGGCGTCATCGCCGCCCGGACGAGCCTTCGACCGGAGCCGTTCTACTTCCTCGCGGCCGTCGTCGGGCTGGCGTTCCTCGTCTCGATCTTCCTCATCAAGGAGACCGTCCACCTCGCGGAGTTGGAGGTCGAGGACGACGACCACCACGACGCGAACCTCCCGTTTGTCGAGGTGCTGAAGCGCGCGACCTACGGCGATAAGACGCTGTTCGCCGCGGCACAGGCGGGCCACATCGAGAAGTTCGTCGACACGCTGTTCTGGCTCGCCGTTCCGCTGTACCTCACGGATCAGGGGCTCGGCATCGCGGCGGTCGGGTTCGTCGTCGCCGTGCACAGCGCGATGTACTTCCTCCAGATCGCGACCGGCGGCCTCGCCGACCGGATCGGCCGCCGACCGCCGGTTCTCGCCGGGATGTTCCTCGCCGGCGCGGGCGTCCTCGGAATGGTACTGGTCGAGGGCTACCTCGCGTGGGCCGTGCTCTCCGGGGCGTCCGGGCTCGGGATGGCGTTGCTGTACCCGAACCTGATGACGGTGCCGGGGGACGCCGCGCACCCGACGTGGCGTGCGACCGGGATGGGCGTCTACCGGATGTGGCGGGACACCGGCTACGGCGTCGGTGCGATCCTTATCGGCCTCTCGATGGAGGTGCTGAGCATCGAGGCCGCGTTCTACGTGATCGGCCTGTTGATGTTCGCTTCGGGAGCGGTCGTGTACGTCTGGATGCAGGAGACCCACCCCGACTTCGGGACGCACGAACCGCCCGCTCCGGAGTGA